DNA sequence from the Halorussus limi genome:
CCGCACAGGCCGCCATCGACGAGATGCAGCGAATCGAATCCGGGACCGAGTCCACCGTGGCCCAGATGGAGGAACTGGAGTCCGACATAGCTCGCATCGGCGAAGTCGTCGAACTCATCAGGTCCATCGCAGAGCAGACCAACATGCTCGCGCTGAACGCGAACATCGAGGCCGCCAACACCGACGGTTCCAGCGACGGGTTCGAGGTCGTCGCGAACGAGGTCAAGGACCTCGCCAACGAGACGAAAGACGCGGTCGGCGACATCGACGACCGCATCGAGGACATCCAGTCCGGCGCGACTAGGACCGTCGAAGACGTTCGGGAGACGCGCGAAGCGGTCTCGGAGGGGACCCAGACGGTCCGCGAGGCCCAAGAGGCGCTGGAGGAAATCGTCGACAACGTCGAGGAGACGACCGACGGCGTCCGCGAAATCAGCGACGCGGCCGACGACCAGTCGACCACGACCCAAGAGGTCGTCGGGATGGTCGACGAGATTACGGACATCAGCGACGAGACCGCGGACGAGGCTACGGACATCGCCGCCGCGACCGAGGAACAGACCGCCTCGCTCCGGCAGGTCTCCCGAAGCGCCGAGGAACTGGCCGAGAAAGCGGAGTCGCTCGCGGCCACGGTCGACCGATTCGAGGTCCACCGCGAACGGGACCCGGTCGCGCCGCGCAACTGAGACGGTCGCTCTCGGCCGTCCGACTCTTTCCGCGTTTCGAGCGTCTGGCGACGCTCTCCGGAGGCGAGCATTTTGCGACCGTCTTCGGAGGTGAGTGTCTGGCGGCTTCTCTCGGAGGCGGACGACTCACCCCGGACCGGTCGGTGGGGTCTGCCGAAACAGTAACCCGTTCGAGTCCACTACCCAACGTCGAATGCCCACCCACCACCTCGCGTCGTGGCTTCTCAAACACAGCGACGTGCCGCTGACCGTCCTGAAACCCGTGGCGACCAAGGTCGGCGTCTCGACCAACCACCTCGGCGCGGCGCTGTTCGCTGGCCAGATAATCTACGAGAACCAGGGGGCCATCGTCAAGTACGCCGACCGGGGCGGCGTCCGGGTCGGCCAGTTCCTCCACGCCAGAGCGGTCGAGCGGTACGGCGAGGACCACGCGGTGACCCGGTACCTCGACGAGAACGTCGCGGCGCTGGACGAGGCCTTCGAGGGGAGCGAGGAAGAGGCGGTGACGTTCGCCGAGTTCTACCGGCAACTCCGGGCGATAGACCGCGACACGCCGGACCTCTCGGGCGAGGACCTCCTCTCGGCCGCGAAGGACCGCGCGGACGACGCTCGGAAGGAGGCCGCCGACGCGCGGGAGAGCGCCCCCGACGGGAGGGACTTGGTGAGCGACGCGAAGCGCGCGGTCGGCGGCGGCGCGAAGAGCGCGGCCACCGGTGCCAGAGACGCAGTGGACGGTGCGAAGGACGCGATGGACGGCGCGAGAGACGCGGTCGGAAACGTCGCCGAGAGCGCGGGCGATTCGGGCGGCGTGGTCGCCAGTGCGACGGGAGCGGTCGGCGACCGGACCGAGCGTCTGCGCGACCTGCGGCCGGGGTCCGAGTCGGCGACCGACTCCGAGACCGACGCCGTCGAGATTCCGGTCCGCGACGAGGAGTGACCGAGGCGGGTCCCGGTCTCGAACCGGGGAACTAAGTCGCGGAGACGGCATACTCCGGACGATGACAACTCTACGCGACGAGTTCGCCGACCGGTTCGAGCGACCGCCGACCGCCGACGCCCCCGCGAACCGATGAAGTCGCCCGAACACGCCGCGCTCGGTACCGTCGCGTCCGGCCTCCTCGTCGCGGCGCTCCCCGTCTCGGTTCCCGTCGAGGCCGGGGTTTTAGTCGGCTACGGCGTTCTCTTCTCGGTCTTCGTGGACCTCGACCACTTCGTCGTCGCGCGCTACCTCGCGGGCGACTGGTCGCACCTCCGGCGCTGTGTCACCGACCCGGTGTTCGCGTTCACCGAACAGGAGCGGGTCTTCGACGGCGTGGACACCCGGACGCTCGAAACGCTCCGCCTCCTCAGTCACCTTCTCCTCGGCGGCGCGTGGGTCGGGGTCCTCGCACTGGTCCGGCCGGTCTACGCGCTCTTCACCGCGGGCGTCCTCTACGTCCACGTCGTCGCCGACCTGTTCAGGGACGCCGAAATCGCGTAGTCCGAGGGAATCAGCGACGCGAACTGAAGCTTTATCCCACCTCGGGAACCATCCCCGACAATGACTGGTGGCGGGTCGCGCCTGCCGGGGACGCCCGACGAGGAGGGGAGCGACCCCATCGTCCTCCACGTAGACATGGACTGCTTCTACGCGGCCTGCGAGCGCCGCAGAGAGCCCAAACTGGAGGGCGAACCCGTCGTCGTCGGGATGGGCTACGAGGGCGGCGAGACCCACGGCGCGGTCGCCACCGCGAGTTACGAGGCCCGCGAGTACGGCGTCGATAGCGCGCAGGCCATCTCGACCGCGCTGGAGCGACTGCCGCGGATGGCGGCGGCCGAGGACCCCGAATCGGAGGTCGACCCCGACGAGGCGGGCTACTACCGACCGGTGGACATGGACTACTACGAGTCGGTCAGCGCGGAGGTCAAGGAGATACTCCACGAGTCGGCCGACGTTGTCCGGGAGGTCAGCATCGACGAGGCGTACCTCGACGTGACCGACCGGACCGCGTGGGAGGTCGCAGAGGGGTTCGCCCGCCACGTCAAACACCGCATCGACCGCGAGGTCGGAGTGACCGCCAGCGTCGGGGTCGCGCCGAACATGTCCGCCGCGAAGATAGCCAGCGACCACGACAAGCCAGACGGTCTCGTGGTGGTCGAACCCGGCGAAGTCAGCGAGTTCCTGGCACCGCTCGGCGTGGGCGAGATTCACGGCGTCGGCCCGGTCACGGCCCGGAAGTTGCGCGAGATGGGCATCGACACCGCGGCCGACCTCGCCGCGGCCGACCGCGCGGAACTGGAAGCGAGGTTCGGCGAGCGCGGCGCGGAGATGCACCGCAGGGCGCGCGGCGAGGACCAGCGCGAGGTGACGCCCACCGGGCGACCCAAGAGCCTCTCGCGGGAGTCGGCGTTCACCGAGGCGACCGACGACGACGACCGGAAGCGCGACCAGGTTCGGACCTTGGCGGAGGCGGTGGCCGACCGCGCCCGCCGGAAGGGCGCGATGTACCGCACCATCGGTATCAAGGCCGTGACGCCGCCCTACGACGTGAACACCCGCGCGAAGTCGCTCCCCGGTCCCGTGGACGAACCGGAACTGGTCGAGGAGGTGGCGCTCGACCTCCTCTCGGAGTTCGAAGGCCTCGCGGTCCGGAAGGTCGGCGTGCGCGTCTCGAACCTCTCGTTCGCGGCGGGCGAGCAGGCCAGCCTCGGCGACGGGTGGGAGTCGAGCGCGGGCGAGTCCGAGGGTACGAGCGAGCGAGAGACCGACGCGGACGCCGAGTCCGAGAGCGCGACGCCGGAGGACGACCAACGCTCGCTCGGCGAGCAGTGGGACGGCGACGCCGCATCGGACCCCGGCGAGTCCGGCGACGAGACCGGCGGCGAACCGTCCGACCCCGCGGACCCCGACGGACAGGTCTCGCTCGGCCATGAGTGGGACACGGACGGTGACGCCGGGGGTTCGACGACGGACGACGCCGAAGGCCGAGAGTCGCTGGCGAGCGACGGGGGTTCGTCTGGCGCCGGGGGTTCGACGGACGATGAAAGTTCGTCGGGCGACGAGAGTTCGGAGAGCGACCGCCGCGACGAGTCGGACCCGGAGGGACAGGTCTCGCTCGGCGACTTCGGGTGACTCTCGGCGCGGCCCTCCCGTCGCCGAACGCCGCCCCGCACCGTGGCCCGACAGTTTATGAGGGGCGGGTGAGAGGTAGCCCGCAAGGAATGTCGCAGGAGACCATCGACGTGGCCGAGGTGAGCGCCGGGAAAGGGGGAACCGCCGGCGAACCCGGCGACCCCGTCGAACTGCCCGTCGTGGAGGTGCTGACCGGCCGCGCGTTCATCACCGGAAAGTCCGGGAGCGGAAAGTCGAACACGATGAGCGTCGTCGCCGAGAAGCTCTTAGACGGCGGATACCCGGTGATGCTCGTGGACACGGACGGGGAGTACTACGGCCTCAAAGAGGAGTACGAACTCCTCCACGCCGGGGCCGACGAGGAGTGCGACATCCAGGTCAACCCCGAACACGCCGAGCGACTCGCCTCGCTGGCTCTCGAGGACAACGTCCCAATTATCCTCGACGTGTCGGGCTACCTCAACGAGGAGGACGGCAAGGAACTGCTGAAGGCGGTCGCCCAGCAGTTGTTCGCCAAGGAGAAGAAACTCAAGAAGCCGTTCCTGATGGTGGTCGAGGAGGTCCACGAGTACATCCCCGAGGGCGGCGGGATGGACGAGTGCGGCCGCATGCTCATCAAAATCGGCAAGCGCGGGCGGAAACACGGACTGGGCATCGCGGGCATCAGCCAGCGCCCCGCCGACGTGAAGAAGGACTTCATCACCCAGTGCGACTGGCTGGTGTGGCATCGCCTCACGTGGAACAACGACACCAACGTCGTCGGGCGCATCCTCGGCAACGACTACGCCGACGCCATCGAGGACATGGGCGACGGCGAGGCGTTCATGACCACCGACTGGTCGGAGGAGACCCGCCGGGTCAAGTTCCACCGCAAGCAGACGTTCGACGCCGGCGCGACGCCGGGTCTCGACGACTTCGAGCGCCCGGACCTCAAGTCGGTCAGCGACGACCTGGTGAGCGACCTCCGGGAGATAAGCGAGGAGGAGAGCCAGCGCGAGGACCGCATCGAGGAACTCCAGCAGGAACTCCGCGAGAAGGAGAACCACATCGAGGACCTCGAACGGCAGTTGGAGGAGGCCCGCGAGATGGAGGAGGTCGCCGACAAGTTCGCCAAGGCGATGCTCGACACCTCGCGGAACCAGCGCGCGAACCCGTACGTCGGTACCGGCGGTAGCGGCGGGACGGTGCGGGGAGCGGACGCGCAACCCCCGCACGGACGACCCGGCGAGCAGGTCCAGCAGGCCGGCGAGCGGGCCCGGCAGGCGGACCTCGGCGGGTTCGAGCGGGGCGAGGCGAACGCCGAGTCCGAGTCGGAGGAGACCGAGGCGGGGGAGACCGAGAGCGACGCGGCCGACCGGAACCCCATCGACGCCATCCGGTCGGAACTCGACGCCCTCGACGGCGTCGAGCGCGGGATGCTGGCCCACTACCTCCGGCAGGGCCCGGCGACTCCCGTCGAGGCCCACGTCGTCGCCGGCGGGTCGGAGGACCGCGAACTCGCCTACAACCACAACCGGACCCTGCGCCAGCGCGGGTTCGTCCAGCACGCCGGGAGCGGCGAGTACGTCGCGGCCCTGCCGAGTCTGCTCGCGGCGCTGACCGACGGCGAGATGGACGACGACACCCGGAAAGAGGCATTGGAGGCGGTGGCCGAGGAACTGCCGGACGTGGAGTAGCGCGTTCGCCGACTCTGCGACTCCGCTCACCGATTTATATGGAAGCCGACGGAACCACCGCGTATGCCAACACGACGACGCGTCCTCGGTGCGGTCTGTGCCGGGGTCGCGACCGGACTCGCGGGGTGTCAGGGAATCATCGAGGTCAGCGCGAGCGCCGAAGCCTCTCCGGCCGCGGTGCGCGAGTCGGCGGCCGCCGAGGCGGGCTACGAACACGTCGGCACGGAACCGGACACGCTCGCCACGGAGGTGTCGGCGTTCCCCTATGTCGCCGACTTCGAGGCGACGTGGTGGCTCGCCCGGTATCGCAAGCGCCTCTCCGACGGCGGCGTCGCCCGGTTCGAGGTGATGTCGTCGCCGACCGAGAAGGTCAAGGGGACGCAACTGAACCCGATTTCGAACTTCGAATACGGTCCCCTCGTGACCACGTTCTCCACGAGTTCCGGCGAGGGACCGGTCGGTAAGGCGTTCTCCTCGGTCCTCGGCGACGGCGACTTCGCCGACGTGGCGCGCGTCGAGACGACCGAGCGCGACCTGCTGGGCGAACCCGCGGAGTTCGGCGTCTTCGACGCGACGTTCACCGGCGCGCGAAGGGGGAGCGACCGACCGGTTCCGGTCCGGGTCCACCTCGCGGTCGCAGAGCGCGACGGCGACGTGGTCGTGCCGGTCGGCGTCTACCCTCGGGAGGCCGACGACTCCGACGCCGTCTACCGACTGGTCGAGGGCCTCGAACATCCGGCCGACGCGACCGGGTCGAGCGACGCGGGCGACTCGACCGAAACGGTCGCCTGAGCGCGCTCTCGCGACGAGAGACTTTTACCGCGTCTCGGAGTAGCGTGGCGCATGAACACGCTGGCGCGGGCGGGCGACGCCGACGACCGGTGGCGACTCCCGCAACACGCCTACGTCGTTGTCTACGACGAGCGAGAGACCGAACTGCTGACCATCTACGACTGCGGCGCGGCCCAGAAACCTCCCTCGGCGCGGGTGCTGGGCAACCTCGTCCGGGTGAAGGCCGACCACGAGTTGGAGAACACCGTCACGGGCTACGTCGTCCGGATGCGCGAGGAGTCGGTTCTCGAAAAGCAGGACGACGACCACTGGATTATCGTCGAAAGCGAGGCGTGACGAACTACGACCGGGCACGAGTCCGCCGAGGACTCCGTCTCTCCCGGTCTCAGACGTGTTCGTCCAGAAACGCCGCGATTCGCTCGAACATCTCGATGCGGTTGTCGAGTTTCGTGGTGTGGTGGCCCTCGTCCTCGAAGACCAGCGTCTCGACCGGGACGCCCTGCGATTCGACCTCGTCGGCTATCTGGCGGGCCTCGCCGACCGGGACGCGGGGGTCGTTCGCGCCGTGCTGGACGAACAGCGGGCACCGAATCTCGTCGGCCGAGTGGATGGGGCTGATGGATTCGAGGAACTCGCGGTCGTCGGCGAGCGACCCGTACTCGGCCTCGCGGTGGGAGCGCCGCCAGTCGCCCGTGTTCTCCAGGAACGTCACCCAGTTGGCGATGCCGACGAAGTCCACCGCGGCCGCCCAGAGGTCGGGGTACTCCGTGATGGCCGCGAGGACCATGAACCCGCCGTACGAGCGGCCGTAGGCGACCACGCCGTCGGGGTCGATTTGGGGACGGTCCCGGAGCCACTCGACCGCTTTCGCGATGTCCCGTACCGAGTCCATGCGCTTCTCCACGTCGTCGAGCGCGGCGTACTCCCGACCGTAGCCCGACGACCCCCGGACGTTCGGTTCGAAGACCGCGTACCCGGCGTCGAGGAAGTACTGACGAATCGGCCGGAACCACGGCCGACGCTGGTGGTGCGGTCCGCCGTGGATGTCCACGACGACCGGGACCTCGCTGGTCTCGGGCCCTTCAGCTACACCGTCGGGGAGCGTGAAGTACGCCGGAATCTCCCGGCCGTCGAACGTCTCGTAGCGCACGAGGTCCGGCGAGTCGTAGGCGTCGAGTTCGACGCCGCCCGGCGAGGGTCGGGTCCATCGCTCGGTCGGCACGGCGTCCAGCGACTCCGAAACCTCCTCGGGCGGGTCCGCGACGAAGACGGAGTGATTCAGGTCGGGCGCCGAGACGGTGGCGGCGACGCGCTCGCCGTCCGGGCCGAGCGTGAGGTCGTGGACCACGCCGTCGGGAATCTCGGCGTCCGCGAGAGCGGCCTCGGTCGCGTCGGTCAGCCTCCCGACTCGCAACTCCGAGTAGCCGTCTACGTTCCGGGTCAGCGCGAGTCGGCCGGTGGCGGCGTCGAGCGCGAACCCGTCGATGCTCCACTCGCCCCCGGAGACGACCGTCTCGGTCGAATCGGCGACCGCGTCCGCGTCGGTCGCGGCGGCGAGGTCGATGCGGACCAGTTCCTTCGCGTCGGCGTTCGCGTCGCTCAGGCAGTAGAGCGCGTCGCCGTCGGGACCGAAAATCGGCTGGCGGTAGCGGACCTGACCGTCGTGGGGCGTGACGTGGCGTCGCTCGCCGGTGGCCGCGTCCACGACGTAGAGGTCGTCGTCGGAACTCGCGCGCGAGCGCTGGACGACGAGTCGGTCGCCGTCGGGTCCCCACGCCGCGACGCTCAGGAAGCCTTCCTCGTCGCTCTCGCTGAGGAGTTCGGGGTCGCCCGAGTCGAGGTCCATCGCGTACACGTCGAAGGTCGCGGCGTCCCGCCGGTTGGCCGCGAACGCGATGCGGTCGCCGTCGGGGTGCCACGCGCCCCAGCGGTGGATGGCGTCGGGGTCGTCGGTCAACTGCTCGACGGCGTTGGTCGCCGGGTCGAGGCGGAACAACTGGTCGTGTTCGTCGGCCCCGGCGTCCTTCCCGAAGACGACCGACCCGCCCGCGGGCGACCACGAGACGAACGAGACGCGCTCGTCGTAGAAGGTTCGCTGGCGGGGCCACGCGCCCGGTTCGTCGGCGGTCCAGACCTGCGTCGTGCCGGTGGTGTCCGCGAGGAAGGCGAGGCGACCGTCGGGCGCGAGCGTCGGTGTCGTCGTCTTACGCGCGGTGAAGTACCGCTTGACGTTCTCCGTCACGACTCCCGCGTCGCAGCGAGACTCATTCAACCTGTGGGTCGCGGAAGTGACCAGAGAATCGTCTCGGAATGGGGGATATTGCTAAAAGAAATATTCTCCCGTCCAGTGGTCTACTCCAGCGGTGCGATCAAGTCCTCCAGCGCCGCGGTCGGGTCGTCGGCCTTCGCCACGCCGCTGGCGAGCAGGACGCCCTCCGCGCCCAACTCCCGCGCCGCGGTCAGGTCCTCGCCGGTCGAGATGCCCGCGCCGCAGTAGACCGCCACGGAGTCGTCGGCGTCCGCGGCCGCTTCGACGGCGTCGGTCACGACGTCGGGGTCGGCCTTGCTGACGGGCGTGCCGGTGCCGATGAGTTCCGGCGGTTCGACCGCGACGGCGTCCGGGCCGAGACCGGCGACGGCCCCGATTTGGTCGGGGTTGTTCGCGCAGACGCAGGTCTCGAGGCCGACGCGCTCGGCCGCCGACAGCGCGGCGTCGATGTCCGCGAGTTTGAGGCGGCGCTCGGAGTGGTTGAGCATCGTCCCGGTCGCGCCCGCCTCGGCGGCGGCCTCTGCGAGCGTCGAACCGGTGTGACTGCCGTGTTCGACCGGGCTGACGTGCTGTGCCCACGTCTCGACGCCCGTCTCGGCCACGCGTTCGAGGTGCGCGGCCTGCGGCGCGACGGCGATAGGGACGCCCGACGCCTCGCTCACGTCGCGCGCGGCGGTGGCGACTTCGACC
Encoded proteins:
- the dinB gene encoding DNA polymerase IV, whose protein sequence is MTGGGSRLPGTPDEEGSDPIVLHVDMDCFYAACERRREPKLEGEPVVVGMGYEGGETHGAVATASYEAREYGVDSAQAISTALERLPRMAAAEDPESEVDPDEAGYYRPVDMDYYESVSAEVKEILHESADVVREVSIDEAYLDVTDRTAWEVAEGFARHVKHRIDREVGVTASVGVAPNMSAAKIASDHDKPDGLVVVEPGEVSEFLAPLGVGEIHGVGPVTARKLREMGIDTAADLAAADRAELEARFGERGAEMHRRARGEDQREVTPTGRPKSLSRESAFTEATDDDDRKRDQVRTLAEAVADRARRKGAMYRTIGIKAVTPPYDVNTRAKSLPGPVDEPELVEEVALDLLSEFEGLAVRKVGVRVSNLSFAAGEQASLGDGWESSAGESEGTSERETDADAESESATPEDDQRSLGEQWDGDAASDPGESGDETGGEPSDPADPDGQVSLGHEWDTDGDAGGSTTDDAEGRESLASDGGSSGAGGSTDDESSSGDESSESDRRDESDPEGQVSLGDFG
- a CDS encoding helicase HerA domain-containing protein; the encoded protein is MSQETIDVAEVSAGKGGTAGEPGDPVELPVVEVLTGRAFITGKSGSGKSNTMSVVAEKLLDGGYPVMLVDTDGEYYGLKEEYELLHAGADEECDIQVNPEHAERLASLALEDNVPIILDVSGYLNEEDGKELLKAVAQQLFAKEKKLKKPFLMVVEEVHEYIPEGGGMDECGRMLIKIGKRGRKHGLGIAGISQRPADVKKDFITQCDWLVWHRLTWNNDTNVVGRILGNDYADAIEDMGDGEAFMTTDWSEETRRVKFHRKQTFDAGATPGLDDFERPDLKSVSDDLVSDLREISEEESQREDRIEELQQELREKENHIEDLERQLEEAREMEEVADKFAKAMLDTSRNQRANPYVGTGGSGGTVRGADAQPPHGRPGEQVQQAGERARQADLGGFERGEANAESESEETEAGETESDAADRNPIDAIRSELDALDGVERGMLAHYLRQGPATPVEAHVVAGGSEDRELAYNHNRTLRQRGFVQHAGSGEYVAALPSLLAALTDGEMDDDTRKEALEAVAEELPDVE
- a CDS encoding DUF6517 family protein translates to MPTRRRVLGAVCAGVATGLAGCQGIIEVSASAEASPAAVRESAAAEAGYEHVGTEPDTLATEVSAFPYVADFEATWWLARYRKRLSDGGVARFEVMSSPTEKVKGTQLNPISNFEYGPLVTTFSTSSGEGPVGKAFSSVLGDGDFADVARVETTERDLLGEPAEFGVFDATFTGARRGSDRPVPVRVHLAVAERDGDVVVPVGVYPREADDSDAVYRLVEGLEHPADATGSSDAGDSTETVA
- a CDS encoding S9 family peptidase; amino-acid sequence: MTENVKRYFTARKTTTPTLAPDGRLAFLADTTGTTQVWTADEPGAWPRQRTFYDERVSFVSWSPAGGSVVFGKDAGADEHDQLFRLDPATNAVEQLTDDPDAIHRWGAWHPDGDRIAFAANRRDAATFDVYAMDLDSGDPELLSESDEEGFLSVAAWGPDGDRLVVQRSRASSDDDLYVVDAATGERRHVTPHDGQVRYRQPIFGPDGDALYCLSDANADAKELVRIDLAAATDADAVADSTETVVSGGEWSIDGFALDAATGRLALTRNVDGYSELRVGRLTDATEAALADAEIPDGVVHDLTLGPDGERVAATVSAPDLNHSVFVADPPEEVSESLDAVPTERWTRPSPGGVELDAYDSPDLVRYETFDGREIPAYFTLPDGVAEGPETSEVPVVVDIHGGPHHQRRPWFRPIRQYFLDAGYAVFEPNVRGSSGYGREYAALDDVEKRMDSVRDIAKAVEWLRDRPQIDPDGVVAYGRSYGGFMVLAAITEYPDLWAAAVDFVGIANWVTFLENTGDWRRSHREAEYGSLADDREFLESISPIHSADEIRCPLFVQHGANDPRVPVGEARQIADEVESQGVPVETLVFEDEGHHTTKLDNRIEMFERIAAFLDEHV
- the tpiA gene encoding triose-phosphate isomerase — protein: MKVVVNLKAYPCDPVEVATAARDVSEASGVPIAVAPQAAHLERVAETGVETWAQHVSPVEHGSHTGSTLAEAAAEAGATGTMLNHSERRLKLADIDAALSAAERVGLETCVCANNPDQIGAVAGLGPDAVAVEPPELIGTGTPVSKADPDVVTDAVEAAADADDSVAVYCGAGISTGEDLTAARELGAEGVLLASGVAKADDPTAALEDLIAPLE